A region from the Oceanidesulfovibrio marinus genome encodes:
- a CDS encoding tRNA (adenine-N1)-methyltransferase, with protein MAANLAGKLAILVNPKGKRYLKRVLEEGEIHTHDGVIPMEEVARAGYGKSVATHKGKVYRIVRPTLHDLVKGVKRQTQIIYPKEIGYICMRLGIGPGVRVIESGSGSGSLTVALSWFCGDTGRVYTYDRREEFSKLCRRNLEWAGVGQNVESHVKDIAEGFDQTDVDALFLDVRTPWEYLDQAAAALAPGAPIGFLLPTVNQVSELLAGLEKAEFEEPEVLEILIRRWKANPERMRPDDRMVAHTGFLVFSRRSLAMEEPILPVEAEAVSEEAAGADQPAAGPAGMPEDAVEPRPDETPAPESEQGGDEPTE; from the coding sequence ATGGCCGCCAATCTCGCCGGCAAGCTCGCCATCCTCGTCAATCCCAAGGGCAAGCGCTATCTCAAGCGCGTTCTGGAGGAAGGTGAAATACACACCCACGACGGCGTCATCCCCATGGAGGAGGTGGCCCGCGCCGGCTATGGCAAGTCCGTGGCCACGCATAAGGGCAAGGTCTACCGCATCGTGCGGCCCACGCTGCACGATTTGGTCAAGGGCGTGAAGCGCCAGACCCAGATCATCTACCCCAAGGAGATCGGCTACATCTGCATGCGCCTCGGCATCGGCCCTGGCGTGCGGGTCATCGAGTCCGGCTCCGGCTCCGGCAGCCTCACCGTGGCGCTGTCCTGGTTCTGCGGAGATACTGGCCGCGTGTACACCTACGACCGCCGCGAGGAGTTCTCCAAGCTGTGCCGCCGCAACCTGGAGTGGGCCGGCGTGGGCCAGAACGTGGAGAGCCACGTCAAGGACATCGCCGAGGGCTTTGACCAAACCGACGTGGACGCGCTGTTCCTGGATGTGCGCACGCCCTGGGAGTACCTGGACCAGGCAGCCGCGGCGCTGGCTCCGGGCGCGCCCATCGGCTTTCTGCTGCCCACGGTGAACCAGGTGAGCGAGCTGCTGGCCGGGCTGGAGAAGGCCGAGTTCGAGGAGCCGGAAGTCCTGGAGATCCTCATCCGCCGCTGGAAAGCCAACCCGGAGCGCATGCGGCCCGACGACCGCATGGTAGCGCACACCGGTTTTCTGGTCTTTTCGCGCCGCAGCCTGGCCATGGAGGAGCCCATCCTGCCGGTTGAGGCCGAGGCCGTTTCCGAGGAAGCTGCCGGAGCAGACCAGCCGGCTGCCGGGCCCGCAGGGATGCCCGAAGACGCCGTTGAGCCCCGCCCGGACGAGACGCCAGCGCCGGAGAGCGAGCAGGGCGGGGACGAGCCCACGGAGTAG
- a CDS encoding phenylacetate--CoA ligase family protein codes for MTRKDRTEGIYSRREVLDDSERRQYYLIQLKELLQYAYRYSEDVKKRFDRAQFQVDKFRQLSDLKHIPILKKKELIFLQSMGPRLGGLLTKDLGELKRVFLSPGPIFDPEDRSDDYWGWTEGFYAAGFRSGDISQVTFNYHLTPAGLMFEEPLRNLGCSVVPSGPGNTATQIEIMQKLRVTGYIGTPSYLVHLAQKAEESGLNLRKDIYLEVAFVTGEKFSEKMRNQVEKKFDLIMRQGYGTADVGCIGYECFHKNGLHVANRTFVEICHPDTGIPLKDGEVGEIVVTAFNKTYPLIRLATGDLSYIDREPCACGRTSPRLGNIVGRVDTTARIKGMFVYPHQVEQVMARFEEVKRWQIEVTNPGGIDEMTLYVEASNFKREDELLHLFREKIKLRPDLQVLAPGTLPPQIRPIEDKRKWD; via the coding sequence ATGACACGTAAAGACAGAACCGAAGGCATCTACAGCCGCCGCGAAGTGCTCGACGACAGCGAGCGCCGGCAGTATTATCTGATCCAGCTCAAAGAGCTGCTTCAGTACGCCTACCGTTACTCCGAAGATGTGAAAAAGCGCTTCGACCGCGCGCAGTTCCAGGTGGACAAGTTCCGCCAGCTCTCGGACCTCAAGCATATCCCCATCCTTAAGAAGAAAGAGCTCATCTTCCTGCAATCCATGGGTCCTCGCCTGGGCGGCCTGTTGACCAAGGATCTCGGCGAGCTCAAGCGCGTGTTCCTTTCTCCGGGTCCCATTTTCGACCCCGAGGACCGCAGCGACGACTACTGGGGATGGACTGAAGGCTTCTACGCCGCGGGCTTCCGTTCCGGCGACATCTCGCAGGTCACCTTCAATTACCATCTCACGCCGGCCGGCCTGATGTTCGAAGAGCCGCTGCGCAACCTGGGCTGCTCCGTGGTGCCTTCCGGCCCCGGCAACACCGCCACCCAGATCGAGATCATGCAGAAGCTGCGCGTGACCGGCTACATCGGCACGCCTTCCTACTTGGTGCACCTGGCCCAGAAGGCCGAGGAGTCCGGCCTGAACCTGCGCAAGGACATCTACCTGGAGGTCGCCTTTGTCACGGGCGAGAAGTTCTCCGAGAAGATGCGCAACCAGGTGGAGAAGAAGTTCGACCTGATCATGCGCCAGGGCTACGGCACTGCCGACGTGGGTTGCATCGGCTACGAGTGCTTCCACAAGAACGGACTGCACGTGGCCAACCGCACCTTTGTGGAAATCTGCCATCCCGACACCGGCATTCCGCTCAAGGACGGTGAGGTGGGCGAGATCGTGGTCACGGCCTTCAACAAGACCTACCCGCTTATCCGCCTGGCTACCGGCGACCTTTCCTACATCGACCGCGAGCCCTGCGCCTGCGGCCGCACCAGCCCGCGCCTGGGCAACATCGTGGGCCGCGTGGACACCACTGCCCGCATCAAGGGCATGTTCGTCTACCCGCACCAGGTGGAGCAGGTCATGGCCCGCTTCGAAGAGGTCAAACGCTGGCAGATCGAGGTCACCAACCCCGGTGGCATCGACGAGATGACCCTCTACGTGGAGGCCAGCAACTTCAAGCGCGAGGACGAGCTGCTGCACCTCTTCCGCGAGAAGATCAAGCTGCGTCCCGACCTCCAGGTCCTCGCCCCCGGCACCCTGCCCCCGCAGATCCGGCCCATCGAGGACAAGCGTAAATGGGATTAA
- a CDS encoding ChaN family lipoprotein, whose product MKYSGLFPFFLAILTLAGCAAQGSYRTPEERTAAESIAPGEFFVVEQGRAVALGKAAFLKLAEDADYILIGEGHPIRCDHEAQATIMRWLAASLTSGPAVALEMVGLDRQGDLDAFLRGELNAGDLREALDWKRTWGHDFFAYGPVFATAEQYQLPLYAANLPPGAAFAYGRGGVDAVAPLHRQYLPRAIIPAGEAQREDLRSVFERHMAMMKARRPGQNATADDTDNATVGAPEAGNATQNAIRDSSTISKQDKMDEAAPAGNGTAPVMQTPAPEAASPGPGQANATAHRPDPEAMFHQFITVQSLWDTVMAENAVRVRQLEGSPVVVLAGSGHVENGWGIALRLQSLDPEAKVLLVMPWRADPAVELPPEALGDVFFSCPLPPGARTMGPPPGATDDSETGDAEGSGPGMNEQTPAATPSQTPSSGN is encoded by the coding sequence ATGAAGTATTCTGGGCTGTTTCCTTTTTTCCTCGCCATACTGACCCTCGCAGGCTGCGCCGCGCAGGGGTCGTACCGCACGCCGGAGGAGCGCACGGCTGCCGAGTCTATCGCACCGGGTGAGTTTTTTGTCGTGGAGCAGGGCCGCGCCGTGGCTTTGGGCAAAGCCGCCTTTCTGAAGCTGGCCGAGGACGCTGACTACATTCTCATCGGCGAGGGCCATCCCATCCGCTGCGACCACGAGGCCCAGGCCACGATCATGCGCTGGCTGGCGGCGTCGCTCACGTCCGGCCCGGCTGTGGCATTGGAGATGGTGGGCCTGGACCGGCAGGGCGACCTGGACGCCTTCCTTCGCGGGGAACTGAACGCCGGCGACCTGCGCGAGGCCCTGGACTGGAAGCGTACCTGGGGACACGACTTCTTCGCTTACGGGCCGGTGTTTGCGACGGCGGAGCAGTATCAGCTGCCGCTCTATGCCGCGAACCTGCCGCCGGGTGCTGCCTTTGCCTACGGCCGCGGCGGTGTGGACGCCGTGGCGCCGCTGCACCGGCAGTACCTGCCGCGGGCCATCATCCCGGCCGGCGAGGCCCAGCGCGAGGATCTGCGCAGCGTGTTCGAGCGGCACATGGCCATGATGAAAGCGCGACGGCCCGGCCAGAATGCGACCGCAGACGACACGGATAATGCGACGGTTGGCGCGCCCGAGGCCGGGAACGCGACACAGAATGCGATCCGAGACTCTTCGACCATTTCCAAGCAAGACAAGATGGATGAGGCCGCCCCGGCGGGCAACGGCACGGCGCCAGTCATGCAGACGCCGGCTCCGGAAGCGGCATCTCCGGGCCCTGGGCAGGCCAACGCAACAGCGCATCGACCAGACCCCGAGGCCATGTTCCACCAGTTCATCACCGTGCAGTCGTTGTGGGACACCGTGATGGCCGAGAACGCCGTGCGCGTGCGCCAGCTGGAGGGCTCACCCGTGGTGGTGCTGGCCGGCTCCGGCCACGTGGAGAACGGCTGGGGCATCGCCTTGCGGCTGCAGTCGCTGGACCCCGAGGCCAAGGTGCTGCTTGTCATGCCGTGGCGCGCGGACCCGGCCGTGGAGCTGCCGCCCGAAGCTTTGGGCGATGTGTTCTTCTCCTGCCCGCTGCCGCCCGGCGCGCGGACCATGGGCCCGCCCCCTGGCGCAACCGATGATTCGGAAACAGGCGATGCGGAGGGTTCCGGACCCGGAATGAATGAGCAGACGCCGGCCGCGACCCCCTCTCAGACACCGTCATCCGGAAACTGA
- the mutM gene encoding bifunctional DNA-formamidopyrimidine glycosylase/DNA-(apurinic or apyrimidinic site) lyase codes for MPELPEVETIARTLAGDLEGAVFENIEVRHICALEQPPEGFAKRLRGRRILSVGRRGKLLLLLLDGGYLFACHLRMTGRLYVPQPDDTPDNHTHLVFTLRRPDGRTFPLFYRDVRKFGACRVHTPEELACWPFYATLGPEPLAMSAADLAARLANKRGRIKAVLLDQKVVAGLGNIYVDEALFRAGIRPDAIPASLSRKRVARLHNAIQEVLQEAIAGCGSSIRDYVDGRGNAGSFQNSFRVYGRAGQPCTVCNTPLVKATIAGRTTVYCPHCQQK; via the coding sequence ATGCCTGAGCTTCCTGAAGTCGAAACCATTGCCCGGACCCTGGCCGGTGACCTTGAAGGCGCCGTGTTCGAGAATATTGAGGTGCGCCACATCTGCGCCCTGGAGCAGCCGCCCGAAGGTTTTGCGAAACGCCTGCGTGGCCGCCGCATCCTCAGCGTGGGCCGCCGCGGCAAGCTGCTCCTGCTCCTGCTCGACGGCGGCTACCTCTTTGCCTGCCACCTGCGCATGACCGGCCGGCTTTACGTGCCCCAACCGGACGACACGCCGGACAATCACACCCACCTCGTGTTCACCCTGCGCCGACCCGACGGTCGGACCTTCCCGCTTTTTTACCGCGATGTGCGCAAATTCGGAGCCTGCCGCGTGCACACCCCGGAAGAGCTCGCCTGCTGGCCGTTCTACGCCACCCTCGGGCCCGAGCCCCTGGCCATGTCCGCCGCCGACCTCGCCGCCCGCCTCGCGAACAAGCGCGGCCGCATCAAGGCTGTGCTCCTCGACCAGAAGGTCGTTGCCGGGCTCGGCAACATCTACGTGGACGAGGCCCTGTTCCGCGCCGGCATCCGGCCGGACGCCATTCCCGCCTCCCTGAGCAGGAAACGCGTGGCGCGTCTGCACAACGCCATTCAGGAGGTCCTTCAGGAAGCCATCGCCGGCTGCGGCTCCTCCATCCGCGACTACGTGGACGGCCGCGGCAACGCCGGCTCGTTCCAGAACTCCTTCCGCGTCTACGGCCGCGCCGGCCAACCCTGCACCGTGTGCAACACCCCCCTCGTCAAAGCCACCATCGCCGGCCGCACCACCGTCTACTGTCCGCACTGCCAGCAAAAGTAA
- a CDS encoding aminopeptidase, which yields MTMPAYSPSVFSEIELEKYAEVLLWGLSVARKGKFKKSDLVLVRYDVEALPLAEAVTGLLHEMGRIPVVRAKPSCRMEYDFYKHANNKRITYEIPGENELYSQLNGLVHILGPSSRTHLFTIDPEQMTMHTKSLRPLRVILNRREELGDFGSTLGIYPTEGLASLAGLSLGEYTEQVRKACKLPDGTPVTQWKLFQKDAREIVNWLNGLDIQTLRLQSKRADLLLSLGERRTWVALTGRNIPSFEFYTSPDWRTVEGVYYADQATFAAGARVQGVRLEFRMGEALDITAAEGQPSAHNQLVMDQGSNKVGEFALVDKRFSPINRFMANTLYDENYGGEHGSCHLALGQSYSNAYAGDPASLDADRKRILGFNSSALHWDLVNTEDKRITATLPGGEKRTLYENGQFTL from the coding sequence ATGACCATGCCCGCCTACTCCCCGTCCGTGTTCTCTGAGATCGAGCTTGAAAAGTACGCCGAGGTCCTGCTCTGGGGGCTTTCCGTCGCGCGTAAGGGAAAGTTCAAGAAGAGCGACCTTGTTCTGGTCCGCTACGACGTGGAAGCCCTGCCCCTGGCCGAGGCCGTGACAGGCCTGCTCCACGAGATGGGCCGCATCCCCGTTGTCCGCGCCAAACCCTCCTGCCGCATGGAGTACGACTTCTACAAGCACGCCAACAACAAGCGGATCACCTACGAGATTCCCGGCGAAAACGAGCTCTACTCACAGCTCAACGGCCTGGTCCACATCCTCGGCCCCAGCTCGCGCACCCACCTGTTCACCATCGATCCCGAGCAGATGACCATGCACACCAAGTCGCTGCGGCCCCTGCGGGTCATCCTCAACCGCCGCGAAGAGCTGGGCGACTTCGGCTCCACCCTGGGCATCTACCCCACCGAAGGGCTCGCTTCCCTGGCCGGGCTCAGCCTGGGCGAGTACACCGAGCAGGTGCGCAAGGCGTGCAAGCTGCCCGACGGCACGCCCGTGACCCAGTGGAAGCTCTTCCAGAAGGATGCGCGCGAAATCGTCAACTGGCTGAATGGCCTGGACATCCAGACCCTGCGCCTGCAGTCCAAACGCGCCGACCTGCTCCTGTCCCTGGGCGAGCGCCGCACCTGGGTCGCGCTCACCGGACGCAACATCCCCAGCTTCGAGTTCTACACTTCCCCGGACTGGCGCACCGTGGAAGGCGTGTACTACGCCGACCAGGCCACCTTTGCTGCCGGCGCACGCGTCCAGGGCGTCCGGCTGGAGTTCCGCATGGGCGAGGCCCTCGACATCACAGCCGCCGAAGGTCAGCCCAGCGCCCACAACCAGCTCGTCATGGATCAGGGCTCCAACAAGGTTGGCGAGTTCGCCCTGGTGGACAAACGCTTCTCTCCCATCAACCGCTTCATGGCCAATACCCTGTACGACGAAAACTACGGCGGCGAGCACGGCAGCTGCCACCTCGCTCTCGGCCAATCCTACTCCAATGCCTACGCCGGCGACCCGGCCAGCCTGGACGCCGACCGCAAACGCATTCTCGGCTTCAACTCCTCGGCCCTGCACTGGGACCTCGTCAACACCGAAGACAAACGCATCACCGCCACCCTGCCGGGCGGCGAGAAACGCACCCTCTACGAAAACGGCCAGTTCACGCTGTAA
- a CDS encoding OmpA/MotB family protein: MPKSSPPAATPYKVVIGILLLALALLGYLYGSVLSKQESSESSQRAAKLESRLDIVNAELEACRQQPGASSDVRDMARHMQDMKANYQGMLDNLRQSLAEMRTRYQALAKSAPGEHSDQDIIITDSEDRLSINILGEILFGPGSSSLRPKGRQLLTELAQHLTPVPGHTVYIIGHTDSVPISTEHHSQYPSNWELSAARAAAVARFLLAHSSIDPSRIAVTGLAAHHPIAGNDTAEGRSKNRRVEILIGPELYAAR, translated from the coding sequence ATGCCGAAGAGCTCTCCCCCCGCCGCAACCCCGTATAAGGTTGTCATAGGTATTCTGCTGCTTGCGCTTGCTCTGCTCGGATATCTGTACGGCAGTGTTCTCTCCAAACAGGAGTCTTCCGAGTCGAGCCAACGCGCGGCCAAGCTGGAAAGCCGCCTGGATATCGTCAACGCCGAGCTCGAAGCATGCCGGCAACAACCCGGCGCCTCCTCCGACGTCCGGGACATGGCTCGGCACATGCAAGACATGAAAGCCAACTACCAGGGCATGCTGGACAATCTCCGGCAATCACTGGCGGAGATGCGGACCAGGTATCAGGCCCTGGCCAAGTCGGCGCCTGGAGAGCACAGCGATCAGGACATTATTATCACGGACAGCGAGGACCGCCTGTCCATCAACATCCTCGGCGAAATTCTCTTCGGCCCCGGCAGCAGCAGTCTCCGGCCCAAAGGCAGGCAGCTCCTCACCGAGCTGGCCCAGCACCTGACTCCTGTTCCCGGCCACACCGTGTACATCATCGGCCACACGGACAGCGTGCCCATCTCCACCGAGCACCACTCCCAATACCCGTCCAACTGGGAGCTCTCCGCTGCACGCGCCGCCGCCGTCGCCCGGTTCCTGCTGGCCCACAGCTCCATCGACCCCTCGCGCATCGCCGTGACCGGGCTGGCCGCGCACCACCCCATTGCGGGCAACGACACGGCCGAGGGACGGTCCAAGAACCGGCGTGTGGAAATCCTTATCGGGCCGGAGCTCTACGCCGCCCGATAG
- a CDS encoding OmpA family protein has product MPENTPRSSFLSITIIVILLLAAAVLGFFYISAPSKSQLAEANRTIADLSGQLDQMQADLERMRSETETSKADLERFMAENSRRQSQIQSEAEQALATCREQLEQTETRLRDAQQRIAALEASAANATDNAAVNATLQASQAELDACRQAADNATTALDQARSEIASLRAQLDAARAQSAASAGNATQEEDAAMQECSQEKAALQQNVGALQSEKDAMAGRIATLQQEKQDAADQLAACQEARTEAAQGRSELQSTLRDMKSEYQNLVDSLRKEIDEKSVVIEQIEDRLSINILGEILFSLGSRRLRPEGRQLLESIAQNLSPAPGDVVYVIGHTDTVPIGEQFREIFPSNWDLSAARAASVARFILAKSELAPERVAVMGMAENHPIADNDTAEGRAKNRRVEILIGPALYGGAQPAAG; this is encoded by the coding sequence ATGCCGGAGAACACGCCCAGGTCGTCCTTCCTGTCCATCACCATCATCGTCATCCTCCTGCTCGCAGCCGCCGTGCTCGGCTTTTTCTACATAAGCGCTCCCAGCAAAAGCCAGCTCGCCGAGGCGAACCGGACCATTGCCGACCTGAGCGGCCAGCTCGACCAGATGCAGGCCGATCTCGAACGCATGCGCTCCGAGACCGAGACATCCAAGGCGGACCTCGAACGCTTCATGGCCGAGAACAGCCGGCGGCAATCGCAGATACAAAGCGAGGCCGAGCAGGCCCTGGCCACCTGCCGGGAGCAGCTTGAACAGACCGAAACCAGGCTCCGGGACGCGCAGCAGCGTATTGCCGCGCTGGAAGCTTCCGCAGCCAACGCTACTGATAATGCGGCGGTTAATGCTACGCTCCAGGCGTCGCAGGCTGAGCTGGACGCCTGCCGCCAGGCTGCGGACAACGCCACCACTGCCCTGGACCAGGCCCGGTCCGAGATCGCCTCCCTGCGCGCGCAGCTCGATGCGGCCCGCGCCCAGTCCGCCGCATCGGCCGGAAACGCCACCCAAGAAGAGGACGCCGCCATGCAGGAGTGCAGCCAGGAGAAAGCCGCGCTGCAACAGAATGTCGGCGCGCTCCAATCCGAAAAGGACGCCATGGCCGGGCGAATTGCCACGTTGCAGCAGGAGAAGCAGGACGCTGCAGACCAGCTGGCTGCATGCCAGGAGGCCCGCACCGAGGCGGCACAGGGCCGCTCCGAGCTGCAGTCCACCCTGCGGGACATGAAATCCGAGTACCAGAACCTCGTGGACTCGCTGCGCAAGGAGATCGACGAGAAAAGCGTGGTCATCGAGCAGATTGAGGACCGCCTGTCCATCAACATCCTGGGCGAGATCCTTTTCAGCCTGGGCAGCCGGCGGCTGCGGCCCGAAGGCAGGCAGCTCCTGGAGAGCATCGCCCAGAACCTCTCCCCGGCCCCCGGCGACGTGGTCTACGTCATCGGCCATACCGACACCGTGCCCATCGGCGAGCAGTTCCGCGAGATATTCCCCTCCAACTGGGACCTTTCTGCGGCGCGAGCCGCATCGGTGGCGCGTTTCATTCTGGCCAAGAGCGAACTCGCGCCGGAGCGCGTGGCCGTGATGGGCATGGCCGAGAACCACCCCATTGCCGACAACGACACGGCCGAGGGCCGCGCCAAAAACCGCCGGGTGGAGATCCTTATCGGACCGGCACTGTACGGCGGCGCCCAGCCGGCCGCCGGCTGA
- a CDS encoding MBL fold metallo-hydrolase has protein sequence MVIRCWGARGSIAVSGEEYLRYGGDTTCIEIRTSADDILIVDAGTGIRRLGNSLLAEGRHKFSMIFTHAHWDHILGFPFFKPLHRKESSIDVYGCPMETGDMQTLLAQTMSAPHFPVPYDEIHAQINYHPRCETGRAHDILGLTVESIPLSHPNLGLGYKFTEAGKTFVFLTDNELGYVHPGGRSFEEYVEFCRGADFLIHDAEYTDADYQRARKWGHSTYAGAMQLALAAGVEHFGLFHHNQDRTDSEVDAMVEACRKIAADAGQPIRCFAVTQNMDISL, from the coding sequence ATGGTCATACGCTGTTGGGGCGCCCGCGGCTCCATCGCCGTGTCAGGAGAAGAGTACCTCCGCTACGGCGGCGACACCACCTGTATCGAGATCCGCACGTCTGCGGACGACATTCTCATCGTGGATGCCGGCACGGGCATCCGCCGCCTGGGCAACTCCCTTCTCGCCGAAGGCCGGCATAAGTTCAGCATGATTTTCACCCACGCGCACTGGGACCACATCCTCGGCTTTCCGTTCTTCAAGCCCTTGCACCGCAAGGAGTCGTCCATCGACGTGTACGGTTGCCCCATGGAAACGGGCGACATGCAGACCCTTTTGGCCCAGACCATGTCGGCGCCGCATTTTCCTGTGCCATACGACGAGATCCACGCGCAGATTAACTACCACCCCCGTTGCGAGACCGGCCGCGCCCACGACATCCTGGGCCTCACGGTGGAGTCCATACCGCTCAGCCATCCCAACCTGGGACTGGGGTACAAGTTCACGGAAGCGGGCAAGACCTTTGTCTTTCTCACGGACAATGAGCTCGGTTACGTCCATCCGGGCGGCCGGTCGTTCGAGGAGTATGTTGAGTTCTGCCGCGGCGCGGATTTTCTGATCCATGACGCCGAGTACACCGACGCGGATTATCAGCGCGCGCGCAAGTGGGGCCACTCCACATACGCCGGGGCCATGCAGCTTGCCCTGGCCGCCGGGGTGGAGCACTTTGGCCTGTTCCACCACAACCAGGACCGCACGGACAGCGAGGTAGACGCCATGGTGGAGGCGTGTCGGAAGATAGCCGCCGATGCGGGCCAGCCCATACGCTGCTTCGCCGTTACCCAGAATATGGATATTTCGTTGTAG
- a CDS encoding efflux RND transporter periplasmic adaptor subunit, translating into MSSKKRISVLYISGIVVVVIVLVVAIYATKPAKPMVESVRNPRVPVRTIDLETSSIRRTITLLGTARARSRAQSAAEVGGNVVWISENCEPGRKVARGEALVRIDPRPYAIALDQAEASYAEAEAAVGLQEITNQTEEAKLEESKDELDAAQNELERKERLFKKGVISASELDTQRSSFSTVKKTYLDVLSNVNSAKALLRQKEAQLAMNKAQRDKAALDLERTTLCAPFDGEIANRSVDVGNHISANTVAFEAVDFSTVVVDIQVPSRYLGVVREDVDSGVCSDVLVTVNARDGRISRRGRLAHLSPSAESDTRLFAAEIYVDNPADLSPILPGQFVEAVIQKTTPERAVVIPYAAMTQDSSGLYVYTVEQAAAAGGQPASADAEAANQTAAGAAPVVEKARHARKIYVDVAWEQGENAVIQGLEPGTTLVVSGQEDLVDGAPVDIVGTGMSIAADYPDGAVSAAAGDNATACAVSAGE; encoded by the coding sequence GTGAGTTCCAAAAAACGCATCAGCGTCCTTTATATCAGCGGCATAGTCGTCGTGGTCATCGTGCTTGTGGTTGCCATCTACGCCACCAAGCCGGCAAAACCCATGGTGGAGTCGGTCCGCAATCCGCGCGTTCCGGTGCGCACCATCGATCTGGAAACCTCATCGATCCGCCGGACCATCACCCTGCTGGGCACGGCCCGCGCCAGAAGCCGCGCCCAGTCGGCGGCAGAGGTCGGCGGCAACGTGGTCTGGATCAGCGAAAACTGCGAGCCCGGGCGCAAGGTGGCCCGGGGCGAGGCCCTTGTGCGCATCGACCCGCGGCCCTACGCCATCGCTCTGGATCAGGCCGAGGCGTCCTATGCCGAGGCCGAAGCCGCCGTGGGGCTGCAGGAGATTACCAACCAGACCGAGGAAGCCAAGCTGGAAGAGAGCAAGGACGAGCTGGACGCGGCCCAGAACGAGCTGGAGCGCAAGGAGCGGCTGTTCAAGAAGGGCGTGATCTCCGCTTCGGAGCTGGACACCCAGCGCAGCAGCTTTTCCACGGTGAAAAAGACCTACCTGGACGTGCTGTCCAACGTGAACTCGGCCAAGGCCCTGCTGAGGCAGAAGGAAGCGCAGCTGGCCATGAACAAGGCCCAGCGCGACAAGGCCGCGCTCGATCTGGAACGGACCACGTTGTGCGCGCCGTTCGACGGCGAGATCGCCAACCGCTCCGTGGACGTGGGCAACCACATCAGCGCCAACACCGTGGCCTTCGAGGCCGTGGACTTCAGTACCGTGGTCGTGGATATCCAGGTGCCCAGCCGCTACCTGGGCGTGGTGCGCGAGGACGTGGACTCCGGCGTGTGCAGCGACGTGCTGGTGACGGTCAACGCCCGCGACGGCCGCATCTCCCGCCGGGGCAGGCTCGCCCACCTTTCGCCGTCGGCCGAGTCCGACACGCGCCTCTTTGCCGCGGAGATCTACGTGGACAACCCGGCTGATCTGTCGCCCATCCTGCCCGGCCAGTTCGTGGAGGCTGTGATCCAGAAGACCACGCCGGAGCGGGCCGTGGTCATCCCCTATGCGGCCATGACCCAGGACTCCAGCGGCCTCTATGTCTACACCGTGGAACAGGCTGCGGCGGCAGGCGGGCAACCGGCTTCTGCAGACGCAGAAGCAGCCAACCAAACCGCCGCCGGCGCGGCCCCTGTGGTGGAAAAGGCCCGACACGCCAGGAAGATCTATGTGGACGTGGCCTGGGAGCAGGGCGAGAACGCCGTGATTCAAGGTCTGGAGCCGGGAACGACCCTGGTGGTCTCCGGGCAGGAGGATCTGGTGGACGGCGCTCCGGTGGATATCGTGGGCACGGGCATGTCCATTGCCGCCGATTATCCGGACGGCGCCGTATCGGCCGCAGCCGGGGACAACGCCACGGCATGCGCGGTGAGCGCCGGGGAGTAG